A region from the Peromyscus leucopus breed LL Stock chromosome 9, UCI_PerLeu_2.1, whole genome shotgun sequence genome encodes:
- the LOC114708716 gene encoding mast cell protease 4-like isoform X1, producing the protein MQALLFLLALLLPPEAGAEEIIGGTESKPHSRPYMAHLEITTERGFMASCGGFLIARDFVITAAHCKGKEITVTLGAHDVSKKEPTQQKIKVKKQIVHPNYSFYSNLNDIMLLKLQKKAKQTPAVDSIPLPRPSDFIKPGKTCRAAGWGRTGVTEPTAEKLMEVKLRIMEKEACKYYPNYSYKLQVCVGSPRKINSAYRGDSGGPLLCAGVAHGIVSYGRGDAKPPAVFTRISSYVPWINSVINSE; encoded by the exons ATGCAGGCCCTACTCTTCCTGCTGGCTCTTCTCTTgcctcctgaagctggagctg AGGAGATTATTGGTGGTACCGAGTCAAAACCACACTCCCGCCCTTACATGGCCCATCTGGAGATCACCACCGAGAGAGGTTTCATGGCCAGCTGTGGTGGATTTCTCATAGCCCGAGACTTTGTGATAACGGCTGCACACTGCAAAGGAAA AGAAATCACTGTCACTCTTGGAGCTCATGATGTGAGCAAGAAAGAGCCCACACAGCAGAAGATAAAAGTCAAAAAACAAATCGTTCACCCAAATTACAGCTTCTATTCCAATCTGAATGACATCATGTTACTGAAG CTTCAAAAGAAAGCTAAGCAGACTCCGGCTGTGGATTCAATCCCCTTGCCTAGACCATCAGACTTTATTAAACCTGGGAAAACATGCCGGGCCGCTGGCTGGGGAAGAACTGGGGTGACAGAGCCAACCGCAGAGAAACTGATGGAGGTGAAGCTGAGAATCATGGAGAAAGAAGCCTGCAAATACTATCCCAATTACAGCTATAAGCTCCAGGTCTGCGTGGGCAGTCCCAGAAAGATAAActcagcctacaga GGAGACTCCGGGGGACCTCTACTGTGTGCTGGGGTGGCCCATGGCATTGTGTCTTATGGGCGTGGAGATGCAAAGCCCCCTGCGGTCTTTACCCGGATCTCCTCATATGTGCCCTGGATTAATTCAGTCATAAACAGCGAGTAG
- the LOC114708716 gene encoding mast cell protease 4-like isoform X2, whose translation MLLKLQKKAKQTPAVDSIPLPRPSDFIKPGKTCRAAGWGRTGVTEPTAEKLMEVKLRIMEKEACKYYPNYSYKLQVCVGSPRKINSAYRGDSGGPLLCAGVAHGIVSYGRGDAKPPAVFTRISSYVPWINSVINSE comes from the exons ATGTTACTGAAG CTTCAAAAGAAAGCTAAGCAGACTCCGGCTGTGGATTCAATCCCCTTGCCTAGACCATCAGACTTTATTAAACCTGGGAAAACATGCCGGGCCGCTGGCTGGGGAAGAACTGGGGTGACAGAGCCAACCGCAGAGAAACTGATGGAGGTGAAGCTGAGAATCATGGAGAAAGAAGCCTGCAAATACTATCCCAATTACAGCTATAAGCTCCAGGTCTGCGTGGGCAGTCCCAGAAAGATAAActcagcctacaga GGAGACTCCGGGGGACCTCTACTGTGTGCTGGGGTGGCCCATGGCATTGTGTCTTATGGGCGTGGAGATGCAAAGCCCCCTGCGGTCTTTACCCGGATCTCCTCATATGTGCCCTGGATTAATTCAGTCATAAACAGCGAGTAG